A DNA window from Amphiprion ocellaris isolate individual 3 ecotype Okinawa chromosome 8, ASM2253959v1, whole genome shotgun sequence contains the following coding sequences:
- the mipa gene encoding major intrinsic protein of lens fiber a — protein MWEFRSMSFWRAVFAEFYGTMFFVFFGLGAALRWTTGPHNVLHVAFCFGLAAATFIQSIGHISGGHINPAVTFAYLIGSQMSLFRAFFYIMAQCLGALAGAAVLYGVTPSNMRGNLALNTLQPGISLGMATTMEVFLTLQLVVCIFAVTDERRNGRLGSAALAIGFSVLMGHLLGMYYTGAGMNPARSFAPAVLVRNFVNHWVYWVGPMIGGAMGALLYDFMLFPRMRGLSERLATLKGTRPPEAEGQQETRGEPIELKTQAL, from the exons ATGTGGGAGTTCAGGTCCATGTCGTTCTGGCGGGCGGTGTTCGCCGAGTTCTACGGCACCATGTTCTTTGTGTTCTTTGGGCTCGGGGCGGCCCTCCGCTGGACCACCGGGCCGCACAATGTTCTTCACGTTGCCTTTTGCTTTGGGCTGGCGGCTGCCACCTTCATCCAGTCCATCGGCCACATCAGCGGAGGACACATCAACCCGGCCGTCACCTTCGCCTACCTGATTGGTTCTCAGATGTCCCTGTTCCGTGCTTTCTTCTACATCATGGCTCAGTGTCTCGGAGCGCTGGCTGGTGCTGCTGTGCTCTACGGGGTCACACCCAGCAACATGAGGGGAAACCTGGCACTGAACACG CTGCAGCCCGGCATCAGCCTCGGTATGGCCACTACGATGGAGGTTTTCCTCACCCTCCAGCTCGTTGTCTGCATCTTCGCCGTGACAGACGAGAGGCGCAACGGACGCCTGGGCTCTGCTGCTCTGGCCATCGGCTTCTCTGTGCTCATGGGGCATCTTCTCGGG ATGTACTACACTGGAGCAGGTATGAACCCAGCAAGGTCCTTCGCCCCGGCTGTCCTGGTCAGGAACTTTGTCAACCACTGG GTGTACTGGGTGGGGCCGATGATCGGCGGCGCCATGGGTGCCCTACTGTACGACTTCATGCTGTTCCCTCGCATGCGCGGCCTCTCCGAGAGGCTCGCCACACTGAAGGGCACTCGGCCCCCGGAGGCTGAAGGCCAGCAGGAGACCAGAGGAGAGCCCATCGAGCTCAAGACACAGGCCCTATAA